The Sphingobacterium bambusae genome includes a window with the following:
- the bglX gene encoding beta-glucosidase BglX: MRKIAIWMLAIATGCSVRVQAQNNPKMDKFVSELMGKMTVEEKIGQLNLVTGGEAVTGSVVSTGVESKIKSGQIGGIFSMSSPAKIRAAQELAVKQSRLGIPIIFGMDVIHGYKTLFPIPLGLAATWDMSLIRESARIAAVEATADGLNWTFSPMVDISRDPRWGRISEGSGEDTYLSSRIAAEMVKGYQGTDLKANNTLMACVKHFALYGAAESGRDYNTTDMSLHRMYNEYLPPYKAAIDAGAGTVMASFNDINGVPATANKWLMTDVLRQQWGFKGMVVTDYTGINELVDHGLGDLQTVSALALKAGIHMDMVGEGFLTTLKKSLDEGKVTLAEIDEACRLVLIAKYKLGLFDDPFRYCDDKRAKNNILTPAHLAKSREIASKSFVLLKNEQQTLPLKKSGTVALIGPLANTRANMPGTWSVSADLENTPSLLEGMQAALGNKVKIVHHLGSNLISDAAYQERATMFGRSIPRDERPEADIIAEAVQVASSADVIVAALGESSEMSGESSSRTDLDIPDAQRRLLEALLKTGKPVVLVLFAGRPMTLTWEQEHVPAILNVWFGGTETGKAVADVLFGDVNPSGKLPATFPKNVGQIPLYYAAKTTGRPLAKDAWFQKFRSNYLDVDNQPLYPFGYGLSYTHFSYGDIKLSKTTMHANDKISATVQLTNSGNYDGEEVVQLYLRDVYASITRPGKELKGFQKVFLKKGESREIQFEITAEDLKFYNNDLQFVAEPGDFKLFIGTNSSDAKETQFTLLD; the protein is encoded by the coding sequence ATGAGAAAAATAGCAATATGGATGCTCGCTATCGCCACCGGTTGTAGCGTGCGGGTGCAGGCGCAAAACAATCCCAAGATGGACAAGTTCGTTTCCGAACTGATGGGCAAGATGACTGTAGAAGAAAAAATCGGTCAGTTAAACTTGGTCACCGGCGGTGAGGCCGTAACCGGATCGGTCGTATCTACCGGTGTGGAAAGCAAAATCAAATCGGGCCAGATTGGCGGTATTTTCAGCATGTCCAGCCCCGCTAAGATCAGGGCTGCGCAGGAGCTCGCTGTAAAACAATCGCGATTGGGTATTCCTATTATCTTTGGTATGGACGTCATCCATGGTTATAAAACCCTTTTCCCTATCCCTTTAGGTCTGGCCGCTACCTGGGATATGTCCCTTATCCGCGAGTCGGCACGTATAGCTGCCGTTGAGGCTACGGCCGACGGCCTCAACTGGACCTTCTCGCCCATGGTAGATATCTCGCGCGATCCGCGTTGGGGACGTATATCCGAAGGAAGTGGCGAAGATACATACCTCAGTTCGCGCATTGCTGCCGAAATGGTGAAGGGCTATCAAGGCACAGACCTGAAAGCTAATAACACCCTGATGGCCTGCGTAAAACATTTCGCCTTATATGGCGCGGCCGAATCGGGCAGAGACTATAACACAACAGACATGAGCCTACACCGCATGTACAACGAATACCTGCCGCCCTACAAAGCAGCGATCGACGCGGGAGCAGGAACAGTTATGGCCTCATTCAACGATATCAATGGTGTGCCCGCAACGGCCAACAAATGGCTCATGACCGATGTATTGCGTCAGCAATGGGGCTTTAAAGGCATGGTAGTCACCGACTATACCGGTATCAATGAGTTGGTAGATCATGGATTAGGCGATCTACAGACCGTATCCGCACTTGCTCTTAAAGCCGGCATACATATGGATATGGTTGGCGAAGGATTTCTAACAACCTTAAAAAAATCGCTTGACGAAGGCAAAGTGACGCTCGCGGAAATCGACGAAGCCTGCCGCTTGGTATTGATCGCCAAGTACAAACTAGGGCTCTTCGACGATCCTTTTCGCTACTGCGACGACAAACGCGCCAAAAACAATATATTGACGCCTGCCCACCTTGCGAAATCGCGCGAGATTGCGTCAAAATCCTTTGTCCTACTTAAAAACGAGCAACAAACGCTCCCTTTAAAGAAAAGCGGAACAGTAGCCCTCATCGGCCCTTTGGCGAACACGAGAGCCAACATGCCCGGTACTTGGAGCGTCAGTGCCGATCTGGAAAATACCCCTAGCCTTTTGGAAGGCATGCAAGCAGCCCTTGGCAACAAAGTCAAGATTGTACATCACCTCGGATCCAACCTGATATCCGATGCTGCTTACCAAGAAAGAGCCACGATGTTCGGTCGCAGCATTCCACGTGATGAGCGCCCCGAGGCGGATATCATTGCCGAAGCAGTACAGGTGGCCTCATCCGCCGATGTTATTGTAGCCGCGCTAGGCGAATCCTCCGAAATGAGTGGAGAAAGCTCCAGCCGTACAGACTTGGATATCCCCGACGCGCAACGAAGATTATTGGAGGCTTTACTGAAAACAGGAAAACCTGTTGTGCTTGTACTCTTCGCCGGCCGGCCGATGACCTTAACTTGGGAGCAGGAACACGTACCAGCCATCTTAAATGTGTGGTTTGGCGGAACAGAAACCGGTAAAGCCGTGGCCGATGTGCTATTCGGCGACGTCAACCCATCTGGAAAACTGCCGGCTACCTTCCCGAAAAACGTGGGTCAGATTCCGCTATATTATGCCGCAAAAACCACCGGACGACCGCTAGCGAAAGACGCTTGGTTCCAAAAGTTCCGCTCCAACTACCTAGATGTGGACAACCAACCCCTTTACCCCTTTGGCTACGGTTTGAGCTATACCCATTTCAGCTATGGCGATATTAAGCTTAGCAAAACCACGATGCACGCCAACGATAAAATTTCGGCTACCGTGCAGCTCACAAACAGTGGAAACTACGACGGTGAAGAAGTGGTGCAGCTCTATCTTCGGGATGTATACGCATCTATAACCCGTCCAGGCAAAGAATTGAAGGGTTTCCAAAAAGTA
- a CDS encoding family 43 glycosylhydrolase, with product MKQLLACFGMAILLLCTAQGQTRQTTYCNPINIDYGYTPIPNFSEWGRHRATADPVIVNYKDDYYLFSTNQWGYWWSADMINWTFQSKKFLRPWNGDVYDELCAPAVGVVGDTMLVFGSTYTDKFTIWMSTNPKANEWKPLVDSFAIGGWDPDFFTDSDGRFYMYNGSSNRYPLYGIELDRKTMQPKGTRKELLHLEDWRYGWQRFGEYMDNTFLDPFLEGAHMTKHNNKYYFQFAGPGTEFSGYADGVAVGDSPLGPFTKQSDPLSYKPGGYARGAGHGSTFHDKHGQYWHVSTIVLGVKNNFERRLGIWPTYFDQDDVMYSNTAFGDYPHYLPDSEQAGKFTGWMLLNYKKPVAVSSTLGAYVANNAVDESMKTYWSAASGNSGEWISTDLGEVSTLHAIQINYADQDVDSSFLGKIPDIYHQYKLYASNGGKKWKLIVDKSNNKTDEPHAYIELDKPVEARYVKLENVHMPSGKFAISGLRIFGKGNSAPPDPVKQFVVMRTEKDKRSAWIKWSPVDNAYAYNIYTGLEPDKLYNCIMVHDANDYYYKAMDSQKPYYFTIEAINENGISTRYPIVKVE from the coding sequence ATGAAACAACTACTTGCTTGTTTCGGTATGGCGATATTGCTCCTGTGCACCGCACAGGGGCAAACACGCCAAACAACCTATTGCAATCCGATCAATATCGATTACGGCTACACCCCTATTCCTAATTTTTCGGAATGGGGCCGCCATCGTGCTACGGCCGATCCCGTGATCGTCAATTATAAAGATGATTACTACCTGTTCAGCACCAACCAATGGGGATATTGGTGGAGCGCAGACATGATCAACTGGACGTTTCAATCCAAAAAGTTTCTGCGCCCTTGGAATGGCGATGTATACGACGAGCTCTGTGCCCCTGCCGTTGGCGTCGTGGGCGACACCATGTTGGTATTCGGGAGTACCTATACCGATAAGTTCACCATCTGGATGAGCACCAACCCGAAGGCGAACGAATGGAAGCCCTTGGTAGATAGCTTTGCTATCGGTGGTTGGGATCCGGATTTTTTCACCGACAGCGATGGCCGTTTCTACATGTACAACGGTAGCAGCAATCGCTATCCGCTCTATGGCATTGAGCTCGATCGCAAGACCATGCAGCCAAAGGGCACGCGCAAAGAGCTGCTCCACCTCGAAGATTGGCGCTACGGTTGGCAGCGCTTTGGCGAATACATGGACAATACCTTTTTGGATCCCTTTCTAGAAGGTGCACACATGACCAAACATAACAATAAGTATTATTTTCAATTCGCTGGCCCCGGAACGGAGTTCAGTGGCTATGCCGATGGGGTGGCCGTGGGCGATTCGCCCTTGGGTCCCTTCACGAAACAGTCAGATCCATTAAGTTACAAACCCGGCGGCTATGCCCGCGGTGCAGGTCATGGCTCTACCTTTCACGACAAACATGGGCAATACTGGCATGTGTCCACTATCGTGCTGGGCGTAAAGAACAATTTTGAACGTAGACTGGGCATTTGGCCCACCTATTTTGACCAAGACGATGTCATGTACAGTAATACCGCATTTGGCGACTATCCACACTACCTACCCGACAGCGAGCAAGCAGGCAAGTTTACCGGATGGATGCTCCTGAATTACAAAAAGCCAGTGGCCGTATCGTCCACGCTTGGGGCCTATGTTGCCAATAATGCGGTGGATGAAAGCATGAAAACCTATTGGAGCGCAGCGTCGGGCAACAGCGGCGAATGGATCAGCACAGACCTCGGTGAAGTATCAACCTTGCATGCTATACAGATAAACTATGCAGATCAGGATGTAGATAGCAGCTTCTTGGGCAAAATACCAGACATCTATCATCAATACAAACTCTATGCCTCCAATGGTGGCAAGAAGTGGAAGCTCATCGTTGACAAAAGCAACAATAAGACAGACGAGCCACATGCCTACATTGAGCTGGATAAGCCTGTAGAAGCACGCTACGTAAAATTGGAAAACGTCCACATGCCCTCCGGCAAATTTGCCATCAGCGGATTACGGATTTTCGGAAAAGGCAACAGCGCCCCGCCCGATCCTGTGAAGCAGTTTGTCGTCATGCGCACCGAAAAAGACAAACGCAGTGCTTGGATTAAATGGAGCCCGGTAGACAATGCCTACGCGTACAATATTTACACGGGCTTGGAACCGGATAAACTATACAACTGTATCATGGTTCACGATGCCAATGACTACTATTATAAAGCTATGGATAGTCAAAAACCTTACTATTTCACGATCGAAGCCATCAATGAAAACGGCATATCGACACGCTACCCGATCGTCAAAGTAGAGTAG